The Bacteroidota bacterium genomic interval TCTGCTTAAAATCTGATTCAGATATTTTTTTTTCAAGAGCTATCATTTCATCAAGTTTGACTGTATATATCAGGGCTGCATCAATATATTTATTCTCTATGCAAAATTCTTTCATGCGGGAAAAATGTTTTTTTTTCACCTCAATGCCAAACATCAATTTATCATTGTTCATGCCGCCTTTCATTCCTACTAAATTACCGTCATGCTGCCTGTAAAAGGTTGTGCAATGAGTTATAAATTTTCCTTTGCATTTATTCAGGAGCATGCATGAAAATAAGTACCAGTCAACAGCTATAACATCGTTCGGTATTATTATTTTCTTTATTGCATTCACATTAACTGCTGTATTGCTCATGCCGGCAATGTTTTTATCAAGCAATATTGTATAATCACTCAATTCATCTTCTGTAATTATTCCGGATAAAAAGCAAGGTTGAATTACTAAGTTGTTTTCATCCACCAGATGAAGTTCATTCAAAACAAAATCATATTTTTTCAGATATTTAATTGACAATTCAATTCTTTGTTCAGAAAAAAAATCATCTGTATCAGAGAAAATTAAATTTGCATACTGATTTTCACAGGCGTATTCAATAATTTTTTGTCTTATCCGGGCAAACGTGCATTTTTCTTTAATCAATAAAACATTAATATCTTCCTCATAAATATCTAGTTTTTCTTCTCCCAAGCCATCATTAATAATTAAAACATCAAAGTTTTTATCTGATTGTTTTTTTATTGAATCAAAATACATAGGCAAAAAAGGTTCTGCACCTTTATAAACTACTCCCGCCAACAAGGTATTATGCTTCTTCAAAGGAGGTTCAACTTATTTTACAATACTGTTAGCTTTTATAAAACTACCTTCTCTGATCACCACATTTTCTTTGGTTACAGCGCCACTTCCAATAAAAGTATCGTTCTCTACTTTTACTCCGCCATTAATAGTGGCATTTGTTGAAATATGGCAAAAGTCACCAACTATGGCATCGTGCTCAACAAGAGCTTTGGTGTTAATAATACAATTATGTCCGATTAATACGCCAGCATTAATAATTGCATGATGCATTATAATAGTTCCTCTGCCAACCTTAGCATGTTTCGAAACGTAAGCGATGGGAGAAATAATGGTGGGCAAAAAAACATCCAAACCGTTAAGAGCATGGAATACTTTTTTTCTTGCTTCAGGTTTTCCTATTTGCCCTATGGTGATAAAAAAAATCGAATGTTCCTTAACTAATTTTGGCAAATCTTTATCGCCAGCAATTATTTTATGCCCTAATACTGATTCTCCGATTTTACTTTGAGTATCAACAATACCGGCAATATTGTATTTCCCTTCCTGTTCAATAACATCTATACATGAACAACAATGCCCACCTCCACCAATTAATATTATATCTTTTCTCTTCATAAAATCATACTACTTGGCAAATTAACAATTCTATCTTCAATCCATTGGCTGTTTTCTAAAGAATCGGTTTGACAACTTTGATACATAGTAAGTTTGTTCGTAAGTTTCCATACAGGGCGGGTCATCACACCGTTTTCATTTGAATACTTCAAAAAATCATCGCGTTCCTTTCTGCTCTCCAAACAAATACAATTCAGCCAATAGTTTGCTTTGCAATTTTCTGGCTCTGTAATAAATTTAATGTTCGTTTTTTCAAAAAATAATTTGTACTTCTTAGCCAATTCTCTTTTTTTTTCAATAAAGAAATTCAACTGTTCCAACTGAGCACATGCTAATGCAGCGTTAATGTTTGGCATACGGTAATTATAACCAATCATATCATGAATATATTCCCATGCATGTGGCTGCTTGGCTGTGGTTGTGATATGTTTTGCCAGTTTTGCCAATGCCTCATTATCAGTAATTATTGCACCACCACCGCCACAGGTAATAATTTTATTCCCGTTAAAACTTAATGTTCCGAGTAAACCAAATGTTCCGGTATGTTTGCCTTTATAACTACTCCCGATTGATTCAGCCGCATCTTCTACTACAGGTATATTATATTTAGCACAAACATCAATTATTTCTTGTATCCTGCAAGGAAATCCAAAGGTATGCATGGGAACACATGCGGAAATCCGTTTGCCTGATTTAATATTATAGCAGCCATCTTTTTTAATTTCTGTGTTTCTTTCTAAAAAAAAATTCAACTTATCAGGAGATAGCCCTAGTGTGCTTTTGTCAACATCGAGAAAAACAGGATTGGCTCCGGTATAATTTATGGCATTGGATGTAGCCACAAATGAAAGAGCTTGAGTAATTACCTCATCTTCTTTTTTTACTCCGGCAAGAAGCAAAGCAATGTGTAAGGCAGCAGTTCCGTTTACGGTAGCAATAGCATATTTTGAACCTGTATAGGTGGCGATATTTTTTTCAAACTCATTTACATACTTTCCTGCTGAGGATACAAAAGTGGAATCAATGCAATCATTAACGTATTTTTTTTCATTCCCAATAAATAATGGTGCGTGAAGAGAAATTGTTTCCTTTGTGTGAAATATGTTTCTTATATAGTCAACGGTATCTTTATACATTGTAAATGTCTGCTTTATACTTAGAAAGATTTTTAGGTTTAATAAACCATTCGATTGTTTTGTTCAATCCATCTTTAAATGTGACTTTTTGATTGTATCCGGTGAGTTTT includes:
- a CDS encoding NeuD/PglB/VioB family sugar acetyltransferase, coding for MKRKDIILIGGGGHCCSCIDVIEQEGKYNIAGIVDTQSKIGESVLGHKIIAGDKDLPKLVKEHSIFFITIGQIGKPEARKKVFHALNGLDVFLPTIISPIAYVSKHAKVGRGTIIMHHAIINAGVLIGHNCIINTKALVEHDAIVGDFCHISTNATINGGVKVENDTFIGSGAVTKENVVIREGSFIKANSIVK
- a CDS encoding LegC family aminotransferase, coding for MYKDTVDYIRNIFHTKETISLHAPLFIGNEKKYVNDCIDSTFVSSAGKYVNEFEKNIATYTGSKYAIATVNGTAALHIALLLAGVKKEDEVITQALSFVATSNAINYTGANPVFLDVDKSTLGLSPDKLNFFLERNTEIKKDGCYNIKSGKRISACVPMHTFGFPCRIQEIIDVCAKYNIPVVEDAAESIGSSYKGKHTGTFGLLGTLSFNGNKIITCGGGGAIITDNEALAKLAKHITTTAKQPHAWEYIHDMIGYNYRMPNINAALACAQLEQLNFFIEKKRELAKKYKLFFEKTNIKFITEPENCKANYWLNCICLESRKERDDFLKYSNENGVMTRPVWKLTNKLTMYQSCQTDSLENSQWIEDRIVNLPSSMIL